In one window of Hymenobacter nivis DNA:
- a CDS encoding lysophospholipid acyltransferase family protein has protein sequence MLAYHIMKPIVQASLRVFFRRAEVRHPKRLALPGPLLLAVNHPNTLMDPLLVAAHMPRPAAFLAKSTFFKNPVLRAIFESVNCLPIYRRQDAEAAATASGRALNAAELHAQNEAAFGKCYDYLEQGRAIMIFPEGVSLNERKLRPLKTGAARIALGAEARHNFQLGVHVLPVGINYFDPTRFRSDVLLNVAPPIRVADYAAAYAADPDAAADALTAAIRQALERRLVISRDAASDALGHQIERTFGDHLNPDDDPDTLYDNFQLGRTLLQAVAYFEQHDPARLAAVRSQLADYLGALHRHGLDDAALDEQRRGRLAGLVNLALGLPVWLYGVLNNYLPYRLPAAVATRVTPAEPEFRAAVMMGVGLVVFPLFYGLQAAAVQHWLTHRWWLTALYVLSLPISGFYALGYGVELAARLRRLRALRLFRQAPAVGAGLLAQRAAIVAALEAARVRYLGASARPA, from the coding sequence ATGCTGGCCTACCACATCATGAAACCCATCGTGCAGGCGTCGCTGCGCGTGTTTTTTCGGCGCGCCGAGGTGCGCCACCCCAAGCGTCTGGCGCTGCCGGGGCCCCTGCTGCTGGCTGTGAACCACCCCAATACCCTGATGGACCCGCTGCTGGTGGCCGCCCATATGCCCCGCCCGGCGGCGTTCCTGGCCAAGAGCACGTTCTTCAAAAACCCGGTGTTGCGGGCCATCTTTGAATCGGTAAACTGCCTGCCCATCTACCGCCGGCAGGATGCCGAAGCGGCCGCCACCGCCAGCGGCCGGGCCCTGAACGCCGCCGAGTTGCACGCCCAAAACGAGGCTGCTTTCGGCAAATGCTACGATTACCTGGAGCAGGGCCGGGCCATCATGATTTTTCCCGAAGGCGTCAGCCTGAACGAGCGCAAGCTGCGCCCCCTCAAGACCGGGGCCGCCCGCATTGCGCTGGGGGCCGAGGCCCGGCACAATTTCCAGCTGGGCGTGCACGTGCTGCCGGTGGGCATCAACTACTTCGATCCCACGCGGTTCCGCTCCGACGTGCTGCTGAACGTGGCCCCGCCCATCCGGGTGGCCGACTATGCCGCGGCCTACGCCGCCGACCCTGACGCCGCGGCCGACGCCCTCACCGCCGCCATCCGCCAGGCGCTGGAGCGGCGCCTCGTCATCAGCCGCGACGCGGCCAGCGACGCCCTGGGCCATCAGATTGAGCGCACCTTCGGCGACCACCTCAACCCCGACGACGACCCCGATACGCTCTACGACAACTTCCAGCTCGGGCGCACGCTGCTGCAAGCCGTGGCCTACTTCGAGCAGCACGACCCCGCCCGCCTCGCCGCCGTGCGCAGCCAGCTCGCTGATTACCTGGGGGCCCTGCACCGTCACGGCCTCGACGATGCGGCCCTCGACGAGCAGCGCCGCGGCCGCCTGGCCGGCCTTGTGAACCTGGCCCTGGGCCTGCCCGTGTGGCTATACGGGGTGCTCAACAACTACCTGCCCTACCGGCTGCCGGCGGCCGTGGCCACGCGCGTGACGCCTGCCGAGCCCGAGTTCCGGGCGGCGGTGATGATGGGCGTGGGGCTGGTGGTGTTTCCGCTTTTCTATGGGCTGCAAGCCGCCGCCGTGCAGCACTGGCTCACGCACCGCTGGTGGCTGACGGCGCTGTACGTGCTCAGCTTGCCCATCAGCGGCTTCTACGCCCTGGGCTACGGGGTGGAGCTGGCGGCCCGGCTGCGGCGGCTGCGGGCGCTGCGGCTGTTCCGGCAGGCCCCGGCGGTAGGGGCGGGGCTGCTGGCCCAGCGGGCGGCCATCGTGGCGGCCCTGGAGGCGGCGCGGGTGCGCTACCTCGGAGCCTCGGCGCGCCCGGCTTAG
- the chrA gene encoding chromate efflux transporter: protein MRKGGRRLRRGRNFVFLKDVAALACTAFGGPSAHLAMMFRLLVEKRRYLSAAELLELQALCALLPGPTSTQTVTVIGYRLGGPNLAYLTLLVWVLPATVLMTLAALTLSRLNPVLVAALVQFVQPVAVGFVAFSAYRIGEKVIQTKTAVALTVASAMLAYFFQLPWVLPVLLLAGGAVTTARYRKHAIETEKKPLQVEWANFLLWLGILVGAAVLGHYTHWLPVRLFENFYRNGSLVFGGGQVLAPLLFAEFVEFKHYLTAPEFLSGLGVVQLVPGPNFSIAAYIGALAMRAQGSGTTGQVLGALVGTAGIFLPGTFLIFFVLRFWARLRQYRVVKASLEGINAVSAGLVCAATLLLYHPLPDRLLALPWHWHLGPIAAVPLNPLLVGTTFLLLLWERVPAVALVAAALGAGALAG, encoded by the coding sequence TTGCGGAAGGGCGGGCGCCGCCTGCGCCGGGGCCGCAACTTCGTGTTTCTGAAAGACGTGGCCGCACTGGCCTGCACGGCCTTCGGGGGGCCCTCGGCGCACCTGGCCATGATGTTCCGCCTGCTGGTGGAGAAGCGCCGCTACCTCAGCGCCGCCGAGCTGCTGGAGCTACAGGCCCTGTGCGCGCTGCTGCCGGGGCCCACCTCCACCCAAACCGTGACCGTGATTGGCTACCGGCTGGGGGGCCCCAACCTGGCCTACCTCACGCTGCTGGTGTGGGTACTGCCGGCCACGGTGCTCATGACGCTGGCCGCCCTCACCCTCAGCCGCTTAAACCCCGTGCTGGTGGCGGCGCTAGTGCAGTTTGTGCAGCCGGTGGCGGTGGGCTTCGTGGCGTTTTCGGCCTATCGCATCGGCGAGAAAGTGATTCAAACCAAGACCGCGGTGGCCCTCACCGTGGCCTCGGCTATGCTGGCCTACTTCTTTCAGCTGCCGTGGGTGCTACCGGTGCTGCTGCTGGCCGGCGGCGCCGTGACCACGGCGCGCTACCGCAAGCACGCCATCGAAACCGAGAAGAAGCCGCTGCAAGTGGAATGGGCCAATTTCCTGCTTTGGCTGGGCATTTTAGTGGGCGCGGCGGTGCTGGGGCACTACACGCACTGGCTGCCGGTGCGGCTGTTCGAGAACTTTTACCGCAACGGTTCGCTGGTGTTTGGGGGCGGGCAGGTGCTGGCCCCGCTGCTGTTCGCCGAGTTCGTCGAGTTTAAGCACTACCTCACGGCGCCCGAGTTTTTGTCGGGCCTGGGCGTGGTGCAGCTGGTGCCGGGGCCCAATTTTTCCATTGCCGCCTACATCGGGGCCCTGGCCATGCGGGCGCAGGGCAGCGGCACCACCGGCCAGGTGCTGGGGGCCCTGGTGGGCACGGCGGGCATCTTCCTACCGGGTACGTTCCTGATTTTCTTCGTGTTGCGCTTCTGGGCCCGGCTGCGGCAGTACCGCGTGGTGAAGGCCTCGCTCGAAGGCATCAATGCCGTGAGCGCCGGGCTGGTCTGCGCCGCTACGCTGCTGCTCTACCACCCCCTCCCCGACCGCCTACTGGCCCTGCCCTGGCACTGGCACCTGGGCCCCATTGCCGCCGTGCCCCTGAACCCGCTGCTGGTGGGCACCACGTTCCTGCTGCTGCTCTGGGAGCGGGTACCGGCCGTGGCGCTGGTGGCGGCGGCACTGGGCGCGGGGGCCCTGGCGGGGTAG
- a CDS encoding isopenicillin N synthase family dioxygenase, translated as MQDPLLDQIPSLDLADFRSGDPQRKAHFVQQLGKAYQSIGFVALKNHGLNDAQTKELYANVQAFFQLPDAAKQAYEKPELAGQRGYISKGKEHAKGRNTGDLKEFYHVGQEVEDATDPVKGEYPDNIWPAEVPGFHDSTFNAYRTLEAAGQDVLRAIALYLELPENYFDDKVRHGNSILRPIHYFPIEDPDAVPADAVRAAEHGDINLITLLMGASADGLQVLRRDGQWIAITALPDQIVVNVGDMLQRLTNGVLRSTIHRVVNPPREKMNTSRYSIPFFMHPRSEMSLAALPHLVTADNPKKEADITAGEFLNERLIELGLKKK; from the coding sequence ATGCAAGACCCGCTCCTGGACCAGATTCCGTCCCTCGACCTCGCCGATTTCCGCTCCGGCGACCCGCAGCGCAAGGCGCACTTTGTGCAGCAGCTCGGCAAAGCGTACCAAAGCATTGGCTTCGTGGCCCTGAAAAACCACGGCCTCAACGACGCGCAAACCAAGGAGCTGTACGCCAACGTGCAGGCGTTTTTCCAGCTGCCCGATGCGGCCAAGCAGGCCTATGAAAAGCCGGAGCTGGCCGGCCAGCGCGGCTACATCAGCAAGGGCAAGGAGCACGCCAAGGGCCGCAACACCGGCGACCTCAAGGAATTTTACCACGTGGGCCAGGAGGTGGAAGACGCCACCGACCCCGTGAAGGGCGAGTATCCCGACAACATCTGGCCCGCGGAAGTGCCTGGTTTTCACGATAGCACCTTCAACGCCTACCGCACGCTGGAGGCCGCCGGCCAGGACGTGCTCCGCGCCATCGCCCTGTACCTGGAGCTACCCGAAAACTACTTCGACGACAAAGTGCGCCACGGCAACTCCATCCTGCGGCCCATCCACTACTTCCCGATTGAGGACCCCGACGCGGTGCCGGCCGACGCGGTGCGCGCCGCCGAGCACGGTGACATCAACCTGATTACCTTGCTGATGGGCGCCAGCGCCGACGGCCTGCAAGTGCTGCGCCGCGACGGCCAGTGGATTGCCATCACGGCCCTGCCCGACCAGATTGTGGTGAACGTGGGCGACATGCTCCAGCGCCTCACCAACGGTGTGCTGCGCAGCACCATCCACCGGGTGGTGAACCCGCCGCGCGAGAAGATGAACACCTCGCGCTACAGTATTCCGTTCTTCATGCACCCACGCTCGGAAATGAGCCTGGCCGCCCTGCCGCACCTCGTCACGGCCGACAACCCCAAGAAGGAAGCCGACATCACGGCTGGCGAATTTTTGAACGAGCGCCTGATTGAGTTAGGCTTGAAAAAGAAATAA
- a CDS encoding RidA family protein: MPHQIILTDQAPAPIGPYSQAVRAGNTVYVSGQIPLDAAGQLVPGDVAAQAHQVLKNLTAVLAAAGLQLTDVVKCSIFVKDLGNFAAINQVYGTYFADATAPARETVEVARLPRDVEVEISCIAVGE, encoded by the coding sequence ATGCCCCACCAAATCATCCTCACCGACCAGGCGCCCGCACCCATCGGGCCCTACAGCCAAGCCGTGCGCGCCGGCAACACCGTGTACGTATCGGGCCAGATTCCGCTGGACGCGGCCGGCCAGCTCGTGCCCGGCGACGTGGCCGCCCAGGCTCACCAGGTACTAAAGAACCTGACCGCCGTGCTGGCCGCCGCCGGCTTGCAGCTCACCGACGTGGTGAAGTGCAGCATTTTCGTGAAGGACCTGGGTAATTTTGCTGCCATCAACCAAGTGTACGGCACGTACTTCGCCGATGCCACCGCGCCGGCTCGCGAAACCGTGGAAGTGGCCCGCCTGCCGCGCGACGTTGAAGTGGAAATCTCCTGCATTGCTGTGGGCGAGTAG
- the panC gene encoding pantoate--beta-alanine ligase, translating to MQIFSTVAELRAFAEATRCAGHRLGLVPTMGALHAGHLQLVAAARAECDAVVATVFVNPTQFNNPDDYRLYPRLPQADTDLLAAAGCTAAFLPSAEEMYPQPALLRFDFGALERVMEGAQRPGHFNGVATVVSKLFHAARPHRAYFGQKDWQQVAIVRQLVADLSFDLEIVAFPTVREADGLAMSSRNRRLSPAARAAAPQLHQALAAAAAQVRQGVPPAQVQAQAEATLAQGPGITLEYFAVADAATLQPLAAYAPGRAVVLCLAADLGGVRLIDNVMVEDERV from the coding sequence ATGCAAATATTTTCTACCGTAGCCGAATTGCGCGCCTTTGCCGAGGCCACGCGCTGCGCCGGCCACCGCCTGGGCCTGGTGCCCACCATGGGGGCCCTGCACGCCGGCCACCTCCAGCTGGTGGCCGCCGCCCGCGCCGAGTGCGACGCCGTGGTGGCCACCGTGTTCGTAAACCCCACGCAGTTCAACAACCCCGACGACTACCGCCTCTACCCGCGCCTGCCCCAGGCCGATACCGACCTGCTAGCCGCCGCCGGCTGCACCGCCGCCTTCCTGCCCAGCGCCGAGGAAATGTACCCTCAGCCGGCGTTGCTGCGCTTCGACTTCGGGGCCCTGGAGCGGGTGATGGAGGGGGCCCAGCGGCCGGGCCACTTCAACGGGGTGGCCACGGTGGTGAGCAAGCTCTTCCACGCGGCGCGGCCCCACCGGGCGTACTTCGGGCAGAAGGACTGGCAGCAGGTGGCCATCGTGCGGCAGCTAGTGGCCGACCTATCGTTCGACCTTGAAATCGTGGCCTTCCCCACGGTGCGCGAGGCCGACGGACTGGCCATGTCCTCGCGCAACCGCCGCCTGAGCCCCGCGGCCCGCGCCGCCGCGCCGCAGCTGCACCAGGCGCTGGCCGCCGCCGCTGCGCAGGTGCGCCAGGGCGTGCCGCCCGCCCAGGTGCAGGCCCAGGCCGAAGCCACCCTAGCCCAGGGCCCCGGCATTACGCTGGAGTACTTCGCCGTGGCCGATGCCGCTACTTTGCAGCCGCTGGCCGCCTACGCCCCGGGCCGGGCCGTGGTGCTGTGCCTGGCCGCCGACCTGGGCGGCGTACGCCTCATCGACAACGTGATGGTGGAGGATGAGAGGGTATGA
- a CDS encoding glycogen/starch synthase — MSKLRILYAATEIDPFLNTTKVAELLRRLPAGMQEMGCEIRIFVPRFGIINERKNRLHEVVRLSGINIAVGDDEKPLVIKVASIPTAKLQVYFIDNEDYFHRKSALVDKDDHFHADNDERAIFFCKGVLETVKKLGWSPNIVHCSDWMTGLIPLYLKTTYKKDPVFKDAKSVFSIYNNEFPDKFEGNILAKAKMLDIDDQMLNSLKTADFSGFVKIGMDYADTVVRSDEDFSDNLNGMFQEYASRKTLSQVATDENLHSSYLALYNELAN, encoded by the coding sequence ATGTCGAAGTTGCGCATCCTTTACGCGGCCACCGAAATTGACCCTTTCCTGAACACGACGAAGGTGGCGGAGTTGCTGCGCCGGCTACCCGCCGGCATGCAGGAAATGGGTTGTGAGATTCGGATTTTCGTGCCCCGTTTTGGCATTATCAATGAGCGTAAAAACCGGCTGCACGAGGTAGTGCGCCTCTCGGGCATCAACATTGCCGTGGGCGACGACGAAAAGCCGCTGGTCATCAAGGTGGCCTCTATCCCGACGGCCAAGTTGCAGGTGTACTTCATCGATAACGAGGACTACTTCCACCGCAAGTCGGCCCTGGTCGACAAGGACGACCACTTCCACGCCGACAACGACGAGCGCGCCATCTTCTTCTGCAAGGGTGTGCTGGAAACGGTGAAGAAGCTCGGCTGGTCGCCAAACATCGTGCATTGCTCGGACTGGATGACGGGCCTCATCCCGCTCTACCTGAAAACAACCTACAAAAAAGACCCGGTGTTCAAAGACGCCAAGTCGGTGTTTTCGATTTACAACAACGAGTTCCCCGACAAATTCGAGGGTAACATCCTGGCAAAAGCGAAGATGCTCGACATCGACGACCAGATGCTGAACTCGCTGAAAACGGCCGATTTCAGCGGCTTCGTGAAAATCGGCATGGACTACGCCGACACCGTGGTGCGCTCCGACGAGGACTTCTCTGACAACCTCAACGGCATGTTCCAGGAGTACGCCTCGCGCAAAACCCTGAGCCAAGTCGCCACCGACGAGAACTTGCATTCTTCTTACCTGGCCCTCTACAACGAGCTGGCTAACTAA
- a CDS encoding integrase core domain-containing protein — protein sequence MLAAGCRISRDGRGRATDNAFIERLWRTVKWEHSYLNSANDGHHLHQQLQAYFAYYNHRRPHQRLRGQIPAQIFRQNS from the coding sequence TTGCTCGCCGCCGGCTGCCGCATTAGCCGCGACGGCCGGGGCCGCGCTACCGATAATGCCTTCATCGAGCGGCTCTGGCGCACGGTTAAATGGGAGCACAGCTACCTCAACTCGGCCAATGATGGCCACCACCTGCACCAGCAATTACAGGCGTACTTTGCCTACTACAACCACCGCCGACCCCACCAAAGATTGCGCGGCCAGATACCCGCCCAGATCTTTCGCCAAAACTCTTAA
- a CDS encoding AAA family ATPase yields MAAAAPEPVVSAAVPPLTRELVLRALRQIDRAGAPLPASTVYELVYRSRRYPPRAVAEWAHRLATGDAAARWPHPAGTPTNAVLEALDFTISTKRPVLAPGHAADAAEPADGLYLGGPAPAALALAAEPGAPYAPASLPPAPAAPYTKAEALAELLITEDELDAALSGLARRRNLLLQGPPGTGKTFLARRLAWLLLGARDESRLELVQFHPSYGYEDFVLGFRPDDRGQFRLVPGVLPLLCQRAAADPGRPYVLLIDELNRGQVARIFGELLGLLEADKRGPAHALRLPYAPPEAPRFFVPENLFVVATLNLADRSLSPLDYALRRRFAVVALQPQFGAPLRALLAAHGVPGALAERLTARLAALNQTISDDPGLGPEFAVGHSYFVPPPGPLPAPAAWLRLVIDQEIGPLLADYWRDEPATVAAQLRKLRGILE; encoded by the coding sequence ATGGCCGCCGCCGCTCCCGAACCCGTAGTTTCTGCTGCCGTGCCGCCGCTCACCCGCGAGCTGGTGCTGCGCGCACTGCGGCAAATTGACCGGGCCGGGGCCCCGCTGCCGGCCAGCACCGTATACGAGCTGGTGTACCGCAGCCGCCGCTATCCGCCCCGCGCCGTGGCCGAGTGGGCCCACCGCCTGGCCACCGGCGACGCCGCCGCCCGCTGGCCCCATCCCGCCGGCACGCCCACCAACGCCGTGCTCGAAGCCCTCGACTTCACCATCAGCACCAAGCGCCCCGTGCTGGCCCCCGGCCACGCCGCCGACGCCGCCGAACCAGCCGACGGCCTCTACCTCGGGGGCCCCGCGCCGGCCGCCCTCGCGCTGGCCGCCGAGCCCGGGGCCCCCTACGCGCCCGCCAGCCTGCCCCCCGCGCCCGCCGCGCCCTACACCAAGGCCGAGGCGCTGGCCGAGCTGCTCATCACGGAAGATGAGTTGGATGCCGCCCTCTCCGGCTTGGCCCGCCGCCGCAACCTGCTGCTGCAAGGGCCCCCGGGCACGGGCAAAACCTTCCTGGCGCGGCGGCTGGCCTGGCTACTGCTGGGAGCCCGCGACGAAAGCCGCCTGGAGCTGGTGCAATTCCACCCCAGCTACGGCTACGAGGACTTTGTGCTCGGCTTCCGGCCCGACGACCGGGGCCAGTTCCGGCTGGTGCCGGGCGTGCTGCCGCTGCTGTGCCAGCGCGCCGCCGCCGACCCCGGCCGGCCCTACGTGCTGCTCATCGACGAGCTGAACCGCGGGCAGGTGGCCCGCATTTTTGGCGAGCTGCTGGGCTTGCTTGAAGCCGACAAGCGGGGCCCCGCCCACGCCCTGCGCCTGCCCTACGCCCCGCCCGAGGCCCCGCGCTTCTTCGTGCCCGAAAACCTGTTCGTCGTCGCCACCCTCAACCTAGCCGACCGCTCCCTGAGCCCGCTCGACTACGCCCTGCGCCGCCGCTTCGCCGTGGTGGCGCTGCAGCCGCAGTTCGGGGCCCCGCTGCGGGCGCTGCTGGCCGCCCACGGCGTGCCCGGGGCCCTGGCCGAGCGCCTCACCGCCCGCCTCGCCGCCCTCAACCAAACGATAAGCGACGACCCCGGCCTGGGCCCCGAGTTCGCCGTGGGCCACAGCTACTTCGTGCCGCCGCCCGGCCCGCTGCCCGCGCCCGCCGCGTGGCTGCGCCTCGTCATCGACCAGGAAATAGGGCCCCTGCTGGCCGATTACTGGCGCGACGAGCCCGCCACGGTCGCCGCCCAGCTCCGCAAGCTGCGGGGGATACTGGAGTAG
- the panD gene encoding aspartate 1-decarboxylase, producing the protein MYIEVMKSKIHRVTVTQAELHYVGSVTIDEDLLDAANMVENEKVTVVNVNNGARFETYTIRGARGTGTLCLNGPAARQVALGDVVIIFSYAQIDFAEARAHRPTVIFPNEHNRLV; encoded by the coding sequence ATGTACATCGAGGTGATGAAATCTAAAATCCACCGCGTCACGGTTACGCAGGCTGAGCTGCACTACGTGGGCAGCGTCACCATCGACGAAGACCTGCTGGACGCGGCCAACATGGTGGAAAACGAGAAGGTAACGGTTGTCAACGTCAACAACGGGGCCCGGTTCGAGACCTACACCATCCGCGGGGCGCGGGGCACGGGCACCCTGTGCCTCAACGGGCCCGCTGCCCGCCAGGTGGCCCTGGGCGACGTGGTCATCATCTTCTCCTACGCCCAGATTGACTTTGCCGAGGCCCGGGCCCACCGCCCCACCGTCATCTTCCCCAACGAGCACAACCGCCTGGTATAG
- the glmS gene encoding glutamine--fructose-6-phosphate transaminase (isomerizing), translated as MCGIVAYLGHRQACPIILKGLHRLEYRGYDSAGVALMNDGELNVYKKKGKVAELEKYIAEKDTQARVGMGHTRWATHGEPNDTNAHPHYSTSERLAIIHNGIIENYAALKTHLQQQGHEFHSDTDTEVFVNLIEEIQTQNHCNLEEAVRLALHEVVGAYAIVVMSRDAPNQLIAARKGSPMVIGIGDGEFFIASDATPIIEYTNEVVYVNDYEIAIIRDGRLELRSKEDVEQTPYIQKLEMELDSIEKGGYEHFMLKEIFEQPRSIMDSMRGRLELNAGHLNMGGFRAYEQKFVNAQRIIIVACGTSWHAGLVAEYLLEDLARIPVEVEYASEFRYRNPIITERDIVIAISQSGETADTLAAIELAKSKGATIFGICNVVGSSIARATDAGAYTHAGPEIGVASTKAFTAQVTVLTLLAMLMGQKRGTITDTKLRELMVELDTIPAKVEQALKLDDEIRNIAAVFCDVPNFLYLGRGYNFPVALEGALKLKEISYIHAEGYPAAEMKHGPIALIDENMPVVVIATRDSSYEKVVSNIQEVKARKGRIIAVVTEGDDVIRGMAEFVIEVPYTSEALVPLVSVIPLQLLSYHIAVMRGCNVDQPRNLAKSVTVE; from the coding sequence ATGTGCGGCATTGTTGCGTACCTGGGCCACCGTCAGGCCTGCCCCATTATCCTCAAAGGCCTCCACCGGCTCGAATACCGCGGCTACGACTCAGCCGGCGTGGCCCTGATGAACGACGGGGAGCTGAACGTGTACAAGAAAAAGGGCAAGGTGGCGGAGCTGGAGAAGTATATCGCCGAGAAGGATACCCAGGCACGCGTGGGCATGGGCCACACCCGCTGGGCCACCCACGGCGAGCCCAACGACACCAACGCCCACCCGCACTACTCGACCTCGGAGCGGCTGGCCATCATCCACAACGGCATTATTGAGAACTACGCGGCCCTGAAAACGCACTTGCAGCAACAGGGCCACGAGTTTCATTCGGACACCGATACGGAGGTATTCGTGAACCTGATTGAGGAGATTCAGACCCAAAACCACTGCAACCTGGAGGAGGCCGTGCGCCTGGCCCTGCACGAAGTGGTGGGGGCCTACGCCATCGTGGTGATGAGCCGCGACGCCCCCAACCAGCTCATCGCCGCCCGTAAGGGCTCGCCGATGGTGATTGGTATCGGCGACGGCGAGTTTTTCATCGCCTCCGACGCCACGCCCATCATCGAGTACACCAACGAGGTGGTGTACGTGAACGACTACGAGATTGCCATCATCCGCGACGGGCGGCTGGAGCTGCGCAGCAAGGAGGACGTGGAGCAGACGCCCTACATCCAGAAGCTGGAAATGGAGCTGGACAGCATCGAGAAGGGCGGCTACGAGCACTTCATGCTGAAGGAGATTTTCGAGCAGCCGCGCTCCATCATGGACTCGATGCGCGGCCGCCTGGAGCTGAACGCTGGCCACCTGAACATGGGCGGCTTCCGGGCCTACGAGCAGAAATTCGTGAACGCCCAGCGCATTATCATCGTGGCCTGCGGCACGAGCTGGCACGCCGGCCTGGTGGCCGAGTACCTGCTGGAGGACCTGGCCCGCATCCCAGTGGAAGTGGAGTACGCCTCGGAATTCCGCTACCGCAACCCCATCATCACGGAGCGCGACATCGTGATTGCCATTTCGCAGAGCGGTGAAACGGCCGATACGCTGGCCGCCATTGAGCTTGCCAAAAGCAAGGGCGCCACCATCTTCGGCATCTGCAACGTGGTGGGCAGCAGCATTGCCCGCGCCACCGACGCCGGGGCCTATACCCACGCGGGCCCCGAAATTGGGGTGGCCAGCACCAAGGCCTTCACGGCCCAGGTAACGGTGCTGACCCTGCTGGCCATGCTGATGGGCCAGAAGCGCGGCACGATTACCGACACCAAGCTGCGCGAGCTGATGGTGGAGCTGGACACGATTCCGGCCAAGGTGGAGCAGGCGCTGAAGCTGGACGACGAGATCCGTAACATCGCCGCCGTGTTCTGCGACGTGCCCAACTTCCTGTACCTGGGCCGCGGCTACAACTTCCCGGTGGCGCTGGAAGGGGCCCTCAAGCTCAAGGAAATCAGCTACATCCACGCCGAGGGCTACCCGGCCGCCGAGATGAAGCACGGCCCCATCGCTCTCATCGACGAGAACATGCCGGTGGTAGTTATCGCCACCCGCGATAGCTCCTACGAGAAGGTGGTGAGCAACATCCAGGAGGTTAAGGCCCGCAAAGGCCGCATCATCGCCGTGGTCACGGAGGGCGACGACGTGATCCGCGGCATGGCCGAGTTCGTCATCGAAGTGCCCTACACCTCGGAGGCCCTGGTGCCGCTCGTGTCGGTCATTCCGCTGCAACTGCTAAGCTACCACATCGCCGTGATGCGCGGCTGCAACGTGGACCAGCCCCGCAACCTGGCCAAATCAGTTACGGTAGAGTAA
- a CDS encoding lysylphosphatidylglycerol synthase transmembrane domain-containing protein, which produces MKFLFTILKYALLLAVSGALMAYAVRGQDLSRIGHYIRTANYFWLGLTMVLSVLGYLSRAYRWQMQLTASRHKTAYWEVYHAMMVGYLANIVLPRMGEVIRCSVLRRTSRVPVEVSLGTVVTERVIDVLVLALLLAATLLLDFHTFWTFVTDKVLGGRFDALARNRTPLLWAAGITVLLLALAAGALVRNLERLRQHRLFARAAVFAKGMLAGMFSIWRMEHKGVFLAHTAFTWGVYFLMDYLAFFCFPETDQLGLRAGLAVLTFGAFGMAAPVAGGIGPFHVMVQSTLVAYGVSLEAGIAYALVVHGAQTLLVVLLGGISFALSMVQAGRTGRAVAAEAA; this is translated from the coding sequence TTGAAGTTCCTTTTCACCATCCTCAAGTACGCGCTGCTGCTGGCCGTGTCGGGGGCCCTGATGGCGTACGCCGTGCGCGGCCAAGACCTCTCGCGCATCGGGCACTACATCCGCACGGCCAACTACTTCTGGCTCGGCCTCACCATGGTGCTTTCAGTGCTGGGCTACCTCAGCCGCGCCTACCGCTGGCAAATGCAGCTCACCGCCTCGCGGCACAAAACCGCTTATTGGGAAGTGTACCACGCCATGATGGTGGGCTATTTGGCCAACATCGTGCTGCCGCGCATGGGCGAGGTCATCCGCTGCTCGGTGCTGCGGCGCACCAGCCGCGTACCGGTCGAGGTATCGCTGGGCACGGTCGTTACCGAACGCGTGATTGACGTGCTGGTGCTGGCCTTGCTGCTGGCCGCCACGCTGCTGCTCGACTTCCACACGTTCTGGACCTTCGTAACCGACAAAGTGTTGGGCGGGCGCTTCGACGCCCTGGCCCGCAACCGCACGCCCCTGCTGTGGGCCGCCGGCATTACGGTACTGCTGCTGGCGCTGGCCGCCGGGGCCCTGGTGCGCAACCTGGAGCGGCTGCGCCAGCACCGGCTGTTTGCCCGGGCCGCGGTGTTTGCCAAAGGCATGCTGGCGGGCATGTTCAGCATCTGGCGGATGGAGCACAAGGGCGTGTTTTTGGCGCACACGGCCTTCACCTGGGGCGTGTATTTTTTGATGGATTACCTGGCGTTTTTCTGCTTTCCTGAGACCGACCAGCTGGGCCTGCGGGCGGGCCTGGCGGTGCTCACCTTCGGGGCGTTTGGCATGGCCGCGCCGGTGGCGGGCGGCATCGGGCCCTTCCACGTGATGGTGCAGAGCACACTGGTGGCCTACGGCGTGAGCCTGGAGGCCGGCATTGCCTACGCCCTGGTGGTGCACGGGGCCCAAACGCTGCTTGTGGTGCTGCTCGGCGGCATCAGCTTCGCCCTCAGCATGGTGCAGGCCGGGCGCACGGGCCGGGCGGTAGCCGCCGAAGCGGCGTAG